A stretch of the Mycobacterium sp. ITM-2016-00317 genome encodes the following:
- a CDS encoding NADH:flavin oxidoreductase, translating to MTVAHDVFSPAKLGPLTLRNRIIKAATFEAATPDALVTEDLITYHRLPAAGGVGMTTVAYCAVAPGGRTDGWQLWMRPEAVPGLRRLTDAVHAEGAMISAQIGHAGPVANARTNKAPALAPVRFFNPLSMRFAKKATREDILEVTEAHANAARLAIDSGFDAVEIHLGHNYLASSFLSPLINRRTDEFGGSLENRAKVARGVVLAVKRAVGDQIAVTAKLNMSDGVRGGIPLEESLQTAKWLEEDGGLDALELTAGSSLLNPMYLFRGGAPIKEFARNFKPPLSWGMRMTGKKFMREYPYHEAYLMRDAKKFRDELTLPLILLGGITNRETMDRAMAEGFDFVAMGRALLAEPDLLNRIQADSSVQSICDHCNLCMPTIYSHTYCVRTGSPGTQKPVSSGR from the coding sequence ATGACAGTCGCCCACGATGTGTTCAGTCCGGCCAAACTCGGACCGCTCACGCTGCGCAACCGCATCATCAAGGCTGCGACGTTCGAGGCCGCGACCCCGGACGCGCTGGTCACCGAGGACCTGATCACCTACCACCGGCTGCCCGCCGCCGGCGGGGTCGGCATGACCACCGTCGCCTATTGCGCCGTCGCGCCCGGCGGGCGGACCGACGGCTGGCAGCTGTGGATGCGGCCCGAAGCAGTTCCCGGGCTGCGCCGGCTCACCGACGCGGTGCACGCCGAGGGCGCCATGATCAGCGCGCAGATCGGCCACGCCGGACCGGTGGCCAACGCGCGCACCAACAAGGCGCCGGCGTTGGCGCCGGTGCGGTTCTTCAATCCGCTGTCGATGCGGTTCGCCAAGAAGGCCACCCGCGAGGACATCCTCGAGGTGACCGAGGCGCACGCCAACGCCGCCCGGCTGGCCATCGACTCCGGCTTCGACGCGGTCGAGATCCACCTCGGCCACAACTACCTCGCCAGTTCGTTCCTGTCGCCGCTGATCAACCGGCGCACCGACGAGTTCGGCGGCTCGCTGGAGAACCGCGCCAAGGTCGCCCGCGGCGTGGTGCTGGCCGTCAAGCGTGCCGTCGGTGACCAGATCGCGGTGACCGCGAAGCTGAACATGTCCGACGGGGTGCGCGGCGGCATCCCGCTCGAGGAATCGCTGCAGACCGCCAAGTGGCTCGAAGAGGACGGCGGCCTCGACGCACTGGAACTGACCGCCGGGAGTTCACTGCTGAACCCGATGTACCTGTTCCGCGGCGGCGCCCCGATCAAGGAATTCGCCCGGAACTTCAAACCTCCGCTGTCGTGGGGCATGCGGATGACCGGCAAGAAGTTCATGCGCGAGTACCCGTACCACGAGGCGTACCTGATGCGGGACGCCAAGAAGTTCCGTGACGAGTTGACGCTGCCGCTGATCCTGCTCGGCGGGATCACCAACCGCGAGACCATGGACCGCGCGATGGCCGAGGGCTTCGACTTCGTGGCGATGGGGCGGGCACTGCTGGCCGAACCGGATCTGCTCAACCGGATCCAGGCCGACAGCAGCGTGCAGTCGATCTGCGACCACTGCAATCTGTGCATGCCGACGATCTACAGCCACACCTACTGCGTGCGCACCGGCTCCCCGGGAACGCAGAAGCCGGTCAGCTCGGGGCGATGA
- a CDS encoding alpha/beta fold hydrolase, with the protein MAPREPIHAGSGEPVLLLHPFLCSQNVWRTVAGQLADTGRFEVYAPTMVGHHGGNPSPSWLLDTHALVEDVERRMDELGWETAHIVGNSLGGWVAFELERRGRARTLTAIAPAGGWPHHSVSKYETVLKFILGGPALIAARLLGPRILKLPGVRRLATLPVSGPADGPSEEDLRLLVQDATHCSAYLQLLVKTLRLPGLLELASLGAPTQLVLCEKDRVFPTPRGNRYFLTHLPDDAKVVRLDGVGHIPMLETPDVITELIATFVDEHRTPRTALG; encoded by the coding sequence ATGGCACCGCGAGAGCCGATCCACGCCGGATCAGGAGAACCCGTCCTGCTGCTGCACCCGTTCCTGTGCTCGCAGAACGTGTGGCGCACGGTGGCCGGCCAACTCGCCGACACCGGCCGGTTCGAGGTGTACGCGCCCACGATGGTCGGCCATCACGGCGGCAACCCGTCCCCGTCCTGGCTGCTCGACACCCATGCCCTGGTCGAGGACGTGGAACGCCGGATGGACGAGCTCGGCTGGGAGACCGCGCACATCGTCGGCAACTCGCTGGGCGGGTGGGTCGCCTTCGAGCTGGAACGACGGGGTCGCGCCCGCACGCTCACCGCGATCGCCCCCGCAGGCGGCTGGCCGCACCACTCGGTGTCGAAGTACGAGACGGTGTTGAAGTTCATCCTCGGCGGGCCGGCGCTGATCGCCGCCCGACTGCTCGGGCCGCGGATCCTGAAACTGCCCGGCGTCCGCCGGCTGGCCACGCTGCCGGTCAGCGGACCCGCCGACGGCCCGTCCGAGGAGGACCTGCGACTACTGGTGCAGGACGCCACCCACTGCAGCGCCTACCTCCAGTTACTGGTCAAGACTCTGCGCCTGCCCGGGCTGCTGGAACTCGCCTCGCTGGGCGCCCCGACCCAGCTGGTGCTGTGCGAGAAGGACCGCGTGTTCCCGACGCCGCGCGGCAACCGGTACTTCCTGACCCACCTGCCCGACGACGCCAAAGTGGTGCGTCTCGACGGCGTCGGCCACATCCCGATGCTCGAGACCCCCGACGTGATCACCGAGCTGATCGCGACGTTCGTCGACGAACACCGCACACCGCGCACCGCCCTCGGCTAA
- a CDS encoding glycosyltransferase family 2 protein — protein sequence MTEQHIANGFQQGNASPSLGVRAVATEHAGHRSNPRSKAAFGADTAPSVSLVIPVKNEARNIGWVLERIADDVDEVILVDGKSTDATLITAQRCRPDVKVVAQEGVGKGSALRTGFLAASGDIIVMMDADGSMTPDEITHYVHFLANGYDFVKGSRFIPGGGSLDITRFRRLGNRFLLGVFNALYRADLTDLCYGFCAFHRRYLDVLALSATGFEIEAEMVVHAMRAGLRVAEVPSLELPRRAGKSNLHSVSDGIRVLRTVLRGHHAGLSGHVVQSVRRRVHAGDRIGTTA from the coding sequence ATGACTGAGCAACATATTGCGAACGGTTTCCAGCAGGGAAATGCATCCCCATCGCTGGGGGTTCGCGCTGTTGCCACCGAGCACGCCGGCCACCGAAGCAACCCGCGCAGCAAAGCCGCGTTCGGTGCCGACACGGCGCCGTCGGTCAGCCTGGTGATCCCGGTCAAGAACGAGGCCCGCAACATCGGTTGGGTGCTCGAGCGCATCGCCGACGACGTCGACGAGGTGATCCTCGTCGACGGGAAATCGACCGACGCCACTCTGATCACCGCCCAGCGCTGCAGGCCGGACGTCAAGGTCGTGGCCCAAGAGGGGGTCGGCAAGGGCAGCGCCCTGAGGACGGGATTCCTGGCCGCCTCCGGCGACATCATCGTGATGATGGACGCGGACGGCAGCATGACCCCGGACGAGATCACCCACTACGTCCACTTCCTGGCCAACGGCTACGACTTCGTCAAGGGCTCCCGCTTCATCCCGGGCGGCGGCTCGCTGGACATCACCCGGTTCCGCCGGCTGGGCAACCGGTTCCTGCTGGGGGTGTTCAACGCGCTGTACCGCGCCGACCTCACCGACCTCTGCTACGGATTCTGCGCCTTCCACCGCCGTTACCTGGACGTGCTGGCCCTGTCCGCGACCGGTTTCGAGATCGAGGCCGAGATGGTCGTGCACGCCATGCGCGCGGGTCTGCGGGTCGCCGAGGTACCGAGCCTCGAACTGCCGCGACGGGCGGGCAAGTCCAACCTGCACTCGGTGAGCGACGGCATCCGGGTGCTGCGGACCGTGCTGCGCGGGCACCACGCGGGCCTCAGCGGCCACGTCGTCCAATCGGTCCGCAGGCGGGTGCACGCCGGCGATCGCATCGGGACAACTGCGTGA
- a CDS encoding bifunctional methylenetetrahydrofolate dehydrogenase/methenyltetrahydrofolate cyclohydrolase, with amino-acid sequence MGAITLDGKATRDEIFVDLKERVAALTAAGRTPGLGTVLVGDDPGSQAYVRGKHADCAKVGINSIRRDLPADISQQTLLDTLDELNANPECTGYIVQLPLPKHLNENAALERVDPAKDADGLHPMNLGRLVLNEPAALPCTPRGIVHLLRRYQVEIAGAHVVVIGRGVTVGRPLGLLLTRRSENATVTLCHTATRHLPQITREADIIVAAAGVPHMVTAEMVRPGAAVVDVGVSRDDAGKLVGDVHPDVWEVAGHVSPNPGGVGPLTRAFLLTNVVERAEAAT; translated from the coding sequence GTGGGTGCAATCACTTTGGACGGCAAGGCCACGCGCGACGAGATCTTCGTCGACCTCAAGGAGCGCGTCGCGGCGCTGACCGCGGCCGGCCGGACACCCGGCCTCGGCACCGTGCTGGTCGGCGACGATCCCGGCTCCCAGGCCTACGTGCGCGGCAAGCATGCGGACTGCGCCAAGGTGGGCATCAACTCGATCCGGCGCGACCTGCCCGCCGACATCAGTCAGCAGACGCTGCTCGACACCCTCGACGAACTCAACGCCAACCCCGAGTGCACCGGCTACATCGTGCAGTTGCCGCTGCCCAAGCATCTCAACGAGAACGCCGCACTGGAACGTGTCGACCCGGCCAAGGACGCCGACGGCCTGCACCCGATGAACCTGGGCCGGTTGGTGCTCAACGAGCCTGCGGCGCTGCCGTGCACCCCGCGCGGCATCGTGCATCTGCTGCGGCGCTACCAGGTCGAGATCGCGGGCGCGCATGTCGTGGTGATCGGCCGCGGCGTCACGGTCGGCCGTCCGTTGGGGCTGCTGCTCACCCGCCGCTCGGAGAACGCGACGGTCACGCTGTGTCACACCGCAACCCGCCACCTGCCCCAGATCACCCGCGAGGCTGACATCATCGTCGCCGCGGCCGGGGTGCCGCACATGGTGACGGCCGAGATGGTGCGGCCCGGCGCGGCGGTCGTCGACGTCGGGGTCAGCCGAGACGACGCGGGCAAGTTGGTCGGCGACGTGCACCCGGACGTGTGGGAGGTGGCCGGGCACGTGTCGCCCAATCCCGGCGGGGTGGGCCCGTTGACCCGGGCGTTCCTGCTGACCAACGTCGTCGAACGGGCCGAAGCCGCCACGTGA
- a CDS encoding DUF3017 domain-containing protein: MTVKELARKVFAGQWPILVVGLLLAAAFVLVAAGFWRRGALVMAVGVAAAAGLRLGLPDDRCGLLAVRSRTVDVLTTASVSAAMFYIAWTIDPLGTS, translated from the coding sequence GTGACCGTCAAGGAACTCGCGCGCAAGGTGTTCGCCGGGCAGTGGCCCATCCTGGTGGTGGGGCTGCTGCTGGCCGCGGCGTTCGTGTTGGTGGCAGCGGGTTTCTGGCGGCGCGGCGCGTTGGTGATGGCGGTCGGCGTCGCTGCCGCGGCGGGCCTGCGGCTCGGGTTGCCCGACGATCGCTGTGGGCTGCTCGCGGTGCGCAGCCGCACCGTCGACGTGCTGACCACCGCGTCGGTCAGCGCCGCGATGTTCTACATCGCGTGGACGATCGACCCGCTGGGCACCAGCTGA
- a CDS encoding helix-turn-helix domain-containing protein, translating into MPRPARYTVDILLDAAAELLSAQGPAAVTMSAVARTTGAPSGSVYHRFPTRAALCGELWVRTEERFQEQLIEALTVDGDAQHRCVTGALQILQWCRDNPVEAQVMLAGPAALDMAEWPEPVMGRRKRLQRKLRKALADVPDDAARVNAAIMDVPAAIVRRHLRARQGIPAIADAIVEDCARALIAPS; encoded by the coding sequence ATGCCGCGGCCCGCCAGATACACCGTCGATATCCTGCTCGACGCCGCCGCTGAGCTGCTGAGCGCGCAGGGCCCTGCGGCGGTGACGATGTCGGCGGTCGCGCGTACCACGGGAGCGCCGAGCGGGTCGGTGTACCACCGATTCCCGACGCGCGCGGCGCTGTGCGGCGAGCTGTGGGTGCGCACCGAGGAGCGCTTCCAGGAGCAGCTGATCGAGGCGCTGACGGTCGACGGGGACGCCCAGCACCGCTGTGTGACCGGCGCACTGCAGATCCTGCAGTGGTGCCGCGACAATCCGGTCGAGGCGCAGGTCATGCTGGCCGGGCCCGCCGCCCTCGACATGGCCGAGTGGCCGGAGCCGGTCATGGGCCGACGGAAACGCTTGCAGCGCAAGCTGCGTAAGGCACTGGCCGACGTGCCCGACGACGCGGCACGGGTCAACGCCGCGATCATGGATGTGCCCGCCGCGATCGTGCGGCGTCATCTGCGGGCGCGTCAGGGCATCCCGGCGATCGCCGACGCGATCGTCGAGGACTGCGCCCGGGCGCTCATCGCCCCGAGCTGA
- a CDS encoding exodeoxyribonuclease III yields the protein MTVSTINVNGIRAAVKQRSLENLGLLVWFKETTADVVCLQETRADDDQLADALAPALADGWHLASAAPHVKGRNGVAVLSRSPLNAVRIGCGAEEFAAHGRYIEVDTAGITVGSVYVPTGEAETDRQLEKERFMAAVGERMAVLLAGGRDAVLCGDWNIAHTENDIKNWKGNLKKSGFLPQERQWLTGLLESGWVDVVRQAHPETAGPYAWWSWRGKAFDNDAGWRIDYHLATPGLAARVASVTTERPAAYALRWSDHCPVTVAYA from the coding sequence ATCACGGTGAGCACCATCAACGTCAACGGCATCCGCGCGGCGGTCAAACAGCGCTCCCTGGAGAACCTCGGCCTGCTCGTGTGGTTCAAGGAGACGACGGCGGACGTGGTGTGCTTGCAGGAGACCCGCGCCGACGACGATCAGCTCGCCGACGCGCTGGCCCCGGCGCTGGCCGACGGGTGGCACCTGGCGTCGGCGGCCCCGCATGTGAAGGGCCGCAACGGGGTGGCCGTGCTGTCCCGTTCGCCTCTGAATGCTGTTCGGATCGGTTGTGGGGCAGAGGAGTTCGCTGCGCACGGCCGCTACATCGAGGTCGACACCGCCGGGATCACGGTGGGCAGTGTGTACGTCCCGACCGGCGAGGCCGAAACGGATCGTCAGCTGGAGAAGGAACGGTTCATGGCCGCGGTGGGCGAGCGGATGGCGGTGTTGCTGGCCGGCGGCCGGGACGCCGTGCTGTGCGGGGACTGGAACATCGCCCACACCGAGAACGACATCAAGAACTGGAAGGGCAATCTGAAGAAGTCCGGGTTCCTGCCGCAGGAACGCCAGTGGCTCACCGGGCTACTCGAGTCCGGCTGGGTGGACGTGGTGCGGCAGGCGCACCCCGAGACCGCAGGCCCGTACGCGTGGTGGTCGTGGCGCGGCAAGGCGTTCGACAACGACGCGGGCTGGCGCATCGACTACCACCTGGCTACGCCGGGGCTGGCCGCGCGCGTCGCGTCGGTCACCACCGAACGGCCCGCCGCCTATGCGCTGCGGTGGTCCGATCACTGCCCGGTGACGGTCGCCTACGCGTGA
- a CDS encoding methyltransferase domain-containing protein: protein MLKSRDRAERPVELMAGEDESRVPHNLGRLRRYVRSQVLQTEEEWVTRGAVLSQSLAGLVDEFSPIGATEGIEIGCQRGALTDQMGQLTRVPKWTGIDPTLPGELTTSHGCVLYPARASRLDFPGERFDVALFANVFEHIPPDDRDPSLREIFRVLKPGGVVVGQIPNPYFLIESHSRLPLMGYLPTSLQHRYWKLSPVHWEHDFYVVTMKHIRLSAARAGFDVTHVQNFNYPPEVIPQKVRWVARALERPMRRLPWSWQFILRRPS, encoded by the coding sequence ATGTTGAAGAGCAGGGACCGGGCCGAACGCCCCGTAGAACTGATGGCCGGCGAGGACGAATCCCGGGTACCGCACAACCTGGGACGTCTGCGCCGCTACGTCAGGTCCCAGGTGCTGCAGACCGAGGAGGAGTGGGTCACCCGCGGCGCGGTGCTCAGCCAGAGCCTCGCCGGCCTGGTCGACGAGTTCAGCCCCATCGGCGCCACCGAGGGCATCGAAATCGGCTGCCAGCGAGGCGCATTGACCGATCAGATGGGCCAGCTCACCCGCGTGCCGAAGTGGACGGGCATCGACCCGACCCTGCCCGGGGAGCTCACCACCTCCCACGGCTGCGTCCTGTACCCGGCGCGGGCCAGCCGACTGGACTTCCCCGGCGAGCGGTTCGACGTCGCGCTGTTCGCCAACGTCTTCGAACACATCCCGCCCGACGACCGCGATCCGAGCCTGCGCGAGATCTTCCGGGTCCTCAAGCCCGGCGGCGTGGTCGTCGGCCAGATCCCCAATCCCTACTTCCTCATCGAATCGCACAGCCGGCTGCCGCTGATGGGATATCTGCCGACCTCGCTGCAGCACCGCTACTGGAAACTGTCACCCGTGCACTGGGAACACGACTTCTACGTCGTCACCATGAAGCACATCCGGCTGTCCGCCGCCCGCGCGGGATTCGACGTCACCCACGTGCAGAACTTCAACTATCCGCCCGAGGTGATCCCGCAGAAGGTGCGATGGGTCGCCCGGGCTCTGGAGCGGCCGATGCGCCGCCTGCCGTGGTCCTGGCAGTTCATCCTGCGCCGTCCGAGCTGA
- a CDS encoding glycosyltransferase family 4 protein, which yields MSHGRAGGRRPVALIVGPGDRFLSGVSYYTALLTDALAERGPVAALLLRRLCPRVLYPGRARVGSTDGMLPLPKVSVFNGLDWFWGPSAVGAWRFWRRTQPTVVILQWWTATVLHSYLVIAWLAKRAGARLVIEFHETQDIGEAGLPLVGRYTRAGMNLLLERADAIVVHSDFDRRELTAAYPRLAQLPVEVILHGPYPQHAEQREIDSRAESVAPQPVRVLIFGVVRPYKGHADLADAVRLLVESGVDIHLSVVGEVWQGYRQPLDELRSLLPADRLTVVDRYVADHEVPGFFATADLVVLPYRRSSASGPLHIAMSCGLPVVTTSVGGLVEATEGYSGAVLVPPGDPDALADGIRIALPLVGRAHADPHSWRRTAERYEALLNRVHADWGHSAPVLRSSLPA from the coding sequence GTGAGCCACGGGCGCGCCGGGGGGCGCAGGCCCGTAGCTCTGATCGTCGGTCCGGGGGACCGATTCCTGTCCGGTGTCAGCTATTACACGGCGCTGCTGACCGACGCACTGGCCGAACGTGGGCCCGTGGCCGCGCTGCTGCTGCGCAGATTGTGCCCCCGCGTGCTCTACCCCGGCCGCGCCCGGGTCGGCAGCACCGACGGGATGCTGCCGCTGCCAAAGGTTTCGGTGTTCAACGGCCTGGACTGGTTCTGGGGACCGTCGGCCGTCGGCGCCTGGCGGTTCTGGCGCCGGACCCAACCCACCGTGGTGATCCTGCAGTGGTGGACCGCCACCGTGCTGCACAGCTACCTGGTCATCGCATGGCTGGCCAAACGCGCCGGGGCACGCCTGGTGATCGAGTTCCACGAGACGCAGGACATCGGCGAAGCCGGACTGCCGCTGGTCGGCCGGTACACCCGCGCCGGGATGAACCTGCTGCTGGAGCGCGCCGACGCGATCGTCGTCCACTCGGACTTCGACCGCCGTGAACTCACCGCGGCCTACCCGCGGCTGGCCCAGCTGCCGGTCGAGGTCATCCTGCACGGCCCCTATCCGCAGCACGCCGAGCAGCGGGAGATCGACTCTCGCGCCGAATCCGTTGCACCGCAACCTGTCCGCGTGCTCATCTTCGGCGTGGTGCGCCCGTACAAGGGCCACGCCGACCTGGCCGACGCGGTCCGGCTGCTCGTCGAGTCCGGAGTGGACATCCACCTCAGCGTGGTCGGTGAGGTGTGGCAGGGCTACCGGCAGCCGCTGGACGAACTCAGGTCGCTCCTGCCCGCCGACCGGCTCACCGTCGTGGACCGCTACGTCGCCGACCACGAAGTCCCCGGATTCTTCGCCACGGCAGACCTTGTCGTGCTCCCCTATCGCCGGTCCTCGGCGTCGGGGCCGTTGCACATCGCGATGAGCTGCGGCCTGCCCGTGGTGACCACATCGGTCGGCGGACTGGTCGAGGCCACCGAGGGATACTCCGGCGCCGTGCTGGTGCCACCCGGCGACCCCGACGCACTCGCCGACGGCATCCGCATCGCGTTGCCGCTGGTGGGCAGGGCCCATGCCGACCCGCACTCGTGGCGGCGCACCGCCGAGCGGTACGAAGCCCTGCTGAACCGGGTGCACGCCGACTGGGGGCACTCGGCGCCGGTCCTGCGGAGCAGCCTGCCGGCATGA
- a CDS encoding class I SAM-dependent methyltransferase produces the protein MSGSADHRSLSFGAEAAAYERGRPSYPPEAIDWLLPDGARDVLDLGAGTGKLTTRLVERDLDVVAVDPLPEMLELLSSSLPDTPALLGTAEDIPLPDDSVDAVLVAQAWHWFDPERAVKEVARVLRPGGRLGLVWNNRDERLGWVKDLGAIIGHEVDPFTQSVDLPAPFTDVARHQVEWTSYLTPQALIDLVASRSYCITSPEKVRARTLDRVRELLATHPALANSSGLALPYVTVCVRATLG, from the coding sequence GTGAGTGGGTCCGCGGATCACCGTTCCCTGTCGTTCGGGGCGGAGGCGGCCGCCTACGAGCGGGGACGTCCGTCGTACCCGCCGGAGGCGATCGATTGGCTGCTGCCCGATGGCGCACGCGATGTGCTGGACCTCGGGGCCGGCACCGGCAAGCTGACCACCCGACTGGTCGAGCGGGATCTCGACGTGGTCGCCGTCGACCCCCTGCCGGAGATGCTGGAGCTGCTCAGCTCGTCGCTGCCCGACACCCCCGCCCTGCTCGGCACCGCCGAGGACATCCCGCTGCCCGACGACAGCGTCGACGCGGTGCTGGTCGCGCAGGCCTGGCACTGGTTCGACCCCGAACGCGCGGTCAAAGAGGTGGCCCGGGTGCTGCGGCCCGGCGGCCGTCTCGGCCTGGTCTGGAACAACCGTGACGAACGACTGGGCTGGGTCAAGGACCTCGGGGCGATCATCGGCCACGAGGTCGACCCGTTCACCCAGAGCGTCGACCTTCCTGCCCCGTTCACCGATGTGGCGCGGCACCAGGTCGAGTGGACGAGCTATCTGACGCCGCAGGCGCTGATCGACCTGGTGGCCTCGCGCAGCTACTGCATCACCTCGCCGGAGAAGGTGCGGGCCCGCACGCTGGACCGGGTCCGCGAGCTGTTGGCCACCCACCCGGCGCTGGCCAACAGTTCCGGACTGGCTCTGCCCTACGTCACGGTCTGCGTCCGCGCGACGCTGGGCTGA
- a CDS encoding bifunctional o-acetylhomoserine/o-acetylserine sulfhydrylase, whose amino-acid sequence MSDNSPVSDNSAHWSFETKQVHAGQTPDTATHARALPIYQTTSYTFDSTDHAAALFGLAEPGNIYTRIMNPTQDVVEQRIAALEGGVAALFLSSGQAAETLAILNIANSGDHIVSSPRLYGGTYNLFHYTLPKLGIEVSFVENPDDLESWRAAARPNTKAFFGETISNPKIDVLDIPGVAGVAHEVGVPLIVDNTIATPYLIQPLSHGADIVVHSATKYLGGHGTAIAGVIVDGGTFDWTNGRFPGFTSPDPSYHGVVFAELGPPAYALKARVQLLRDLGPAAAPFNAFLVAQGLETLSLRMERHVANAQRVAEFLEAHPDVVSVNYAGLASSPWHDLGKKLAPKGTGAVLAFELAGGVEAGKAFVNALTLHSHVANIGDVRSLVIHPASTTHQQLSADEQLASGVTPGLVRLAVGIEGIDDIIADLEQGFAAAKPFSVAADADPNTLASF is encoded by the coding sequence ATGTCCGATAACAGTCCGGTGTCCGACAACAGCGCCCATTGGTCGTTCGAGACCAAGCAGGTGCACGCGGGCCAGACGCCCGACACCGCCACCCATGCCAGGGCCCTGCCGATCTACCAGACCACCAGTTACACCTTCGACAGCACCGACCACGCGGCCGCGCTGTTCGGCCTGGCCGAACCCGGCAACATCTACACCCGCATCATGAACCCGACCCAGGACGTGGTCGAGCAGCGCATCGCGGCGCTGGAAGGTGGTGTGGCGGCACTGTTCCTGTCCTCCGGGCAGGCAGCCGAGACGCTCGCGATCCTCAACATCGCCAACAGCGGTGACCACATCGTCTCCAGCCCGCGGCTGTACGGCGGCACCTACAACCTGTTCCACTACACGCTGCCCAAGCTCGGCATCGAGGTGTCGTTCGTGGAGAACCCCGACGACCTGGAGTCCTGGCGGGCCGCCGCCCGGCCGAACACCAAGGCGTTCTTCGGCGAGACGATCTCCAACCCGAAAATAGACGTCCTCGACATCCCGGGCGTGGCCGGCGTCGCGCACGAGGTCGGTGTGCCGCTGATCGTCGACAACACCATCGCCACGCCGTACCTGATCCAGCCGCTGAGCCACGGCGCCGACATCGTGGTCCATTCGGCGACCAAGTACCTCGGCGGGCACGGCACGGCGATCGCCGGTGTGATCGTCGACGGCGGCACCTTCGACTGGACAAACGGCCGGTTCCCGGGCTTCACCAGCCCGGACCCCTCCTACCACGGTGTGGTGTTCGCCGAACTCGGCCCGCCCGCGTACGCCCTCAAGGCGCGCGTACAGCTGTTGCGTGACCTCGGTCCCGCCGCGGCGCCGTTCAACGCGTTCCTGGTCGCCCAGGGTCTCGAGACGCTGAGCCTGCGCATGGAGCGCCACGTCGCGAACGCCCAGCGGGTGGCCGAATTCCTCGAGGCCCACCCGGACGTGGTGTCGGTGAACTACGCCGGCCTTGCGTCGTCCCCGTGGCACGACCTCGGAAAGAAGCTGGCGCCCAAGGGAACCGGCGCGGTGCTCGCATTCGAGCTGGCCGGCGGGGTCGAGGCGGGCAAGGCGTTCGTCAACGCGCTGACCCTGCACAGCCACGTCGCCAACATCGGTGATGTGCGCTCGCTGGTGATCCATCCGGCGTCGACGACGCATCAGCAGCTGTCCGCCGACGAACAACTCGCCAGCGGAGTGACGCCGGGGCTGGTGCGGCTGGCCGTCGGTATCGAGGGCATCGACGACATCATCGCCGACCTGGAGCAGGGATTCGCGGCTGCCAAGCCGTTCAGCGTCGCCGCCGACGCCGACCCGAACACCTTGGCGTCGTTCTGA